The proteins below come from a single Papaver somniferum cultivar HN1 chromosome 11, ASM357369v1, whole genome shotgun sequence genomic window:
- the LOC113324124 gene encoding uncharacterized protein LOC113324124, with amino-acid sequence MGFRDIACFNQALLAKAAWSLCQQQEQLWASTLKQRYFPATSALHANKKKDSTWAWQSIQSSMDFVIKHSFWIVGNGTNIQTWRENWIQGMLNPPIPTVSGDYQTRSFSIIVLP; translated from the coding sequence ATGGGTTTCAGGGATATTGCTTGCTTTAATCAAGCTTTATTGGCAAAAGCTGCATGGAGTCTGTGTCAACAGCAAGAACAACTATGGGCTTCAACACTTAAACAAAGATACTTTCCAGCGACATCAGCTTTGCACGCAAATAAGAAGAAAGATTCAACATGGGCATGGCAAAGTATACAGAGTAGTATGGACTTCGTCATAAAACATAGCTTCTGGATTGTGGGAAACGGAACAAATATTCAAACCTGGAGAGAAAATTGGATACAGGGTATGCTCAACCCACCAATACCAACTGTTAGTGGTGATTATCAGACTAGGAGTTTTAGTATAATTGTTCTTCCTTGA